The stretch of DNA atatatatatatatatatatatatatatatgtatgtttgtgtgtagaCCATTTTGTTTCCTTAACTCATTTAATGCCatagcaaaacatttttaaaaaaaacttgatctTTTTACCCGCTTCCGATCCTCTGAAATTGACGTGATTGGGCCCGATTTCCGATAAATTCCGATCCGATTTCTGATCGGGGACATCCTTTATAGTTTCCTCATATTTTCAATCATTCTGAATGACCTGCATCTTCCTGACTGCGTCAATGTGCCATTGCAAAAACACTACCAGAAATTCATGCATGTTTAACTTTTTACCATCTCATTTGCAAAGaagccccctttttttcttcctaatgaAACGCCGTCCTTCCCGTGCAGGCCAATTTGCCGCTCCTGCAAAGGGAGCTCCTCCACTGTGCCCGTCTAGCCAAGCAGAACCCAGCTCAATACTTGGCCCAGCACGAGCAACTCTTGCTGGACACCAGCACGTCGTCGCCCGTTGACTCCTCCGAGCTCCTCCTGGACGTCAACGAAAACGGCAAGAGGCGAACGCCCGACAGGTGAATGcgtgatttaaaaggaggggCAAAATGGgagggtggaggaggaggaaagtaGCATATGGGCAGTCGCGGATGAGCATTAGGAGCCCATAAAAACAGCTCATTAACAAGTTCAATCTGTTCGTGGGAAGGAGGGGGGTGAGGCCGCCGCTGCCGGTGCGAAGAGGGCTGCCACCGTTTCACTGtcaacgcacgcacgcacacacagccCATATGTGCAATCTCACACATCCCCATCCACCTGGCTGCAACAAAATTCTACTTGTGGGAACATGGAGGCTTACTACATGCCTCTCTATACTTTCTGCTGATAATAGCAGTAGCCTCCCAcatcccaccccccaaaaaatgtgaaaaagctgCTTTTGACAGCAatgatttatcattattatttatttgtgcacttcctgatcaagctttacatctcattataatggaataatgagaataaaaattcaaaatcaattttttggggtaaaaatatTACATGACTAATGTTACAGCAATACTTCACAGAACAGTTACGTCACAGCATTGCTCTTATATATTTGAGCAAATTAATTTCTACCAAGTACAACATTTGAACACAAAGACGGTTCCTTCAAATTAAAAGTATCAACACAAAGCTGGCAAAGAAAATATTACAATGTTTTACAATTGTTGGTATTCTTTATTCCATCCAACAAGTTGATACACGTAATTATAATGATATTTGTGTGTATTATTGAGAACTGGGTGGGATATAACAAGTTCATTTGTGTTGTTATTTCATTATTTGCGATGGAAATCAGTTGAAAACCATGAAATTGTTTGtgtgaatacataaataagatAAACAAAAGTTGACTTGTCACACAAACAAAGCATATTATCATTTAACCAAattagaaagtttttttttccccaaatgggggtgctggaggcgaTATGAACAGAAATGAACTACCATTTGTGGTCCACACACAGAACCAAAGAGAACGGTTTTGAGCGAGAGGGCGCCCCGCACGGTCCGGACGCGCACCCCAGCAAGCGCGCGTGCACCATCAGCCCCGGGCAACGCTTCAGCCCCTCCAACGGCATCTCGTACCAGCCCAACGGGCTGAGCCACCCGGGCGGTCCCGTGCCGCCGCCGCAGCACTACCGGCTGGATGACATGGCCGTGGCCCACCACCACTACCGCGACACCTACCGCCACCCCCCCGCCAATCACAGGGAGATCCGGGAGAGGACCCGCCCCATCGGTAAGGAAATCATAATAACTGAATTCACAACAAAATTTAATATGTCAAATTATTCCGGATGTGTAATTGgcatatttttggactataaaccagaccagccaaataatgcacaatgcagaggaaaaaaatgatgagttgcattttagggagggtcattttttatttgatcagaaaccaagagcaAGCATACTTTAAAGTAAAAGTAATTGAAAGGAGGGCAACATgctaaataggcacctgttaatgtaacatttacagtttttcggATAAACATagccctaaaaaaaacaaggtttcagtggaaaaaaaatgtatataagtGTCAATTGAGTAGTTGTCGCTGGCGCGTCCAAACTGTGAAAAGAATGCAACttttagtccggaaaatacggtattttgatTGTACGTGGTGTAAAGATTGCATAGTCGCATTTTGCTTGAAACTTACCATATAGCAAAACAGTGTTGTCACATATAGTCAGTCATACCTTGAAAACATCATCTTGAAGGATAATCataactgcaattttttttatttataaaaaatgaatattcagagcttttaatccagttcttttaatccatttataaaaaaataaatctaaatattatatctaaaatggtccggcccacatgaaatcgagttgacgttaacgcggcccgcgaaccaacccaccgagtctgacacctctgGCGTACTGAGTCGACGAAGCAAAACATCAACAATGTAGTTTCTACAAGCCAAATGCTTTAGTGGTCTGTGGTTATTTTGTTCCAAAATCTTATTCATGTTTGTAAATGCATGTACgcataatgaaataataaaatagaaagcaaaaaaaacttgTCAGTGGGAGCCGTTGCGTTAATAAGCCCTCTTTAGCTTGACTTTTTCCACTCGGCTGAAATGCCGAGATGAGCGCCAGTCGGGTTTCACATTTAAAAGTCAAGAGTTTCAAGCCTTGCGTCACTTTTGCATCACTTTGGAGACCTCTGGCTTCTTTATGAACCACAAAGAGTCATGTTTTAATAATGGCTCGGCTCGCACTGACTGAGTAGCGGCGCAATTGCATGGAGGTTGAAGTTGCCTCTGTTTTGTTTCAAAGGCGTACACACGGGAGGCCGCCAGGAGGAGGTGATCGACCACCGGCTGACAGACCGCGAGTGGGCTGAGGAGTGGAAGCACCTTGACCATGTAAGAAaagtaataacattttttttatattttctctacaCCCCCACACCAACCTGCATTTATCATTTGTATTGACTCCACACTATTTGATTCTATTCAAGATAGACTGTACTATATACTTTCTTCCACTCATTTATATTCAATGTATTTTCCACTCAACTTTTAAGTCAGTGCAGTTTTATGCCTTTGGAAGTCCATTTCATGAAATTGCATTGTGTTTTTGGAATCAtctatttactgtattttggaCTTTAcgttgctttgatttatttgtgaATAGTAGTGGATATAgcccattttaaatgttttatcctAAGACTTAAGCTttcttaataaatataaatttatttaaataacaaaaaaaatattctgtatTTTTCGCCGTTACTTTTCATTGATCATTTTGACACCTGAAATTTAATCATTGCTATTTGATGAAACCATTGGCAaacaagatattttttcataacaattatatgtaaaaaaaaaacaagtttctcttgacttaaaaatgtaattcaaagaAAATACTTATATATTATTGTATTGAAATTTTGACTAATTTACTTCATTGATCATTTTAACAAATTTAATTATTTGATCAAAAGGAAAACCTGATCATATATTATTTACTatatggatagatggatgaagAGAGGTATATACAGagagagaaatatatatatatatatataatgaaaaaAGTTTAGTTTAATTTAAACATTGGTTTACTCTTATTTtataaacatgtttaaaaatactatttttcacCTCACTGAAATGATATGTATAAAAAGTGTCCATTTCTTCTCATTAGCTTCTCAACTGCATCATGGACATGGTGGAGAAGACACGGCGCTCGCTGACAGTGCTTCGCCGCTGCCAGGAAGCCGACCGAGAGGAGCTCAACTACTGGATCCGCCGCTACAGCGACGCCGAGGAGCTGAAAAAAAGCGCGGCCGCCGCCAGCCAATCCAGGCAACAGAGCCCCGCCGCGCAAGACAACGCCACATCAggtcaatgcacaaaaaaacataGACGTGTCATTGTATCATTGAAAGTGGCGTTCCACAAGGCTCTATTCCAAGTACTCTTCTCATATGGATTTTTACGAGAGCTGACGTGTTCAATGTCATTGCCAATCTATGCAAACAGCAGAGGATGATAAGCACATTTGTGTTGTTTCACCACAGACATCCACAGGGAGTTACTACATCGGCCTGTTTCCGGTTACGTCCCTGAAGAAATCTGGAAGAAAGCCGGTGAGCGAGCATGCAAGCAAATGCTGCCGTCTTGCCCACACACGTGCACTTAAAAGATGCCTCTCAGTGGGGGAGGGAACGAGAGAAggggagaaagggagagagggaaTGGAGGCTCCTCGCCGTGAGGAGAATGATGCAGCTTATTCTGATTCACAACTTGGAAAGAGAGGAGAAAATGGCTTTGAATATAAATACGGACCCTGACTGAATTCGCTCACATTTTTGGGATAGGCCATTTTTACTGAAATCCTTCACACATTTACAACGTTCACAgatgggactttttttttatcttaccctttttctttcacatttatctttttttgtgtgtgtgatagAAGTCCATTTGATTTACACCGGGAGGCCACGCAGCGAATTgacactcatttaaattcacagtagGAGGTTGAAAATAgatgccacatgattggacggcTATCATTGTCAACAGTACTGAAGGAGTTAACCATGATTACCTTATGGCCAATCTTCATCCAAAATCGATCAAAGATCCGTGCGCAATAGATCAGAGATTAAAGTAAAGCTAATCGGGAATCATTAAAACCGCATTAGATCAGAGATTAAACTAGTCAATTATCTTTAATCAATCTGAGATGAACCAGCGACCAATTTGGGGTTTTCCTGTGACCAATTTGATATTAACTTACAACCAAATTGAGACAAATTTGAGTGGTATAATGGCTGACATTGACGACAATAGTCGATCCCTGTAAAAATACTACTACTTACGGAAAGAAATCAGGCTATTTTCACTATATTTAGCCTTTTTAAAGTGGACACCTTTTTTAACCTTTATTTTTCTCGTAATGGTGTTTGTCGTCTCGGAACTACAAATGGTTACATGACTTCTTAGCATGCGTTCCTTTCTTTTTTGCCCCGTTTTGACAAAATTCAATCACACAAGCGCGTTTGTCGGATTGCCCTCGCATTACAAGATGAACACGCCTTACCGAGTAATATGCATTTAAATGGAATTCCGTTTCGCTTTTGTCGGAAGTGTTTTTCGGCACGCAATCACAAAAAAAGGTCCTCCATTTTGTCAAGCGTTCATTCGCCATGCACAACAAACGTACAATTGGAAAAGCAAGCGTCAGGCCGTTAAGCGGATTTATTCCGAAAATGccgttatttctttttattcctTCACCTGTGGGGAAAATTAActcgtttttggggggtttgtttttgttttaagacaACGGCGAGTGAGGAGACAATGCATCTGCTCAGAAAAATGTTTACAGTTGGTGATAAATATTCAAACGCATTCCCTCGCTTCCCGGCCGGGCCTCGGGGACAGCGGCGTGGAAATGCATCATTTCAATATAAATTGCCTCATTTGCATACGCAATTAGTCCGGTTTACAGGCTTGACGGGAGACGGCGACGTCACAATTAGCAGGGAAAGACGTGAAAATattttgggattaaaaaaaatggggaaaggggaagattttattttttatgaaaagaaaatCATGCCCAACTATTACCATCAATATAAATATGAagacagaaaatatttgaaaaggagTAATAGAATAACATGAACTTTGAAAAAGTGGAAAGTTAGCtaaacagctaaaaaaaaggtttgtatTCATGATCAATAATTTGGTATGGTAAAACTAGATGGGATTTTGCtaaatttttcttatttttctacAATTGTgacttttgcatattttttaacTTCTCTATCAAAgatttttcatacattttgccttttttaaagcaattttttcctcatttttaactcattgtgtacattgcatttttttgtttttaactgatTGTTtgcattgctttttttaatgtatggtccattctttttttatttttaatgaatggtccattcattttttttgtaaagtagGACATTTTTTAGCCTGCAGATTCGGTTAGACTTTTTCGTACATTCATgcactaaggctttttttgtacatGACATTTTTGCACTTGACTTTATTCTTAATGTTGCGCACCTTTTGTCTATTACcactttttccttaaaaagtaTGAACTTGCAATTTCCATCATTTTGACATGTTTCTATCAGCTGACTGATTCTTGTTCATCTTCGTATAAGATGAATTTATTATCATGATGCATGTTATTTAGTAATCCAGATTTGTGCGTGTCGTTTGCAAAGTTACAACTTGACCCTTTTTATTTATCCTTTGCCATTTTtctcgcttttttttttgtagtttcgagctttttttgtggttgaaaaaactaaaaatggtgATGTTGCAGGTGCGGGAGGACTGACCTCCTGTGTGTCCGCGCTCTTTCCAGAGGAGGCGGTGAACGAGGTGAAGCGGCAGGCCGTGTCGGAACTGCAGAAGGCCGTGTCGGAGGCCGAGCGCAAGGCCCACGACATGATCAGCAACGAGCGCGCCAAGATGGAGCGCACCGTCGCCGAGGTCAAGCGGCAGGCGGCCGAAGACGCCATCTCCGTCATCAACCAGCAGGAGGACTCCAGTGAGGTCGGAAAGCTATTTCATTCTTATtcaaagtagatttttttcaatgtcaatGTCGTCTTATGACACAAAACAGGCAGAAAGGAAATAGTTTATGGAAGTTGGATTGGAATCCTACTGGGATAATGTTCTCGTAGGGTTTTGAGAGTTGcgttttttaaactgaaaatgACAACGTAAGGagaattttcaattttaaaactgaatcaatattggaaaaaaatattgcattagtCGATCAAACAAGGTTATATATTTAAGTAAGAGTATCTTCAAATATGGGGGGGAAACATGGATTTTCATGTGGGAAAaacataatagtaataatagtttGCCCTGAATTGAATGTTAAACAAAAATGGCAAGCCAATAAGCTGTTAAATCATTTGTTGAACATTTTTTCTGAGACGATTTTTGCCAGAAGCATTTACATTTATTAGTACTACCGCCTGAAAAAAGTTGTCAAGAGTGTGCAGAGTTGATGACGCGAAAACCATTTATTTtacaagttcaaaatgaactacgacccCCCGGCTCACTCCCGCTTTCTCCTCACTAACTTGGAACAAACAAGCCACAATGTGTCCTCATCAaccaaagaaaagaagaaatcgGTCACAACgagactaaaaaaaatgttagttgtTCAGTCAATTCCGACAGATCCAAATATCGACTTTCACCATCGTCTAAA from Stigmatopora argus isolate UIUO_Sarg chromosome 21, RoL_Sarg_1.0, whole genome shotgun sequence encodes:
- the runx1t1 gene encoding protein CBFA2T1 isoform X3, giving the protein MVGISDTFLCRPGKRSTMPDSPADVKTQSRLTPPTMPPPPTTQGAPRNSSYTPTTLTNGTSHSPTALNGAPSPPNGYGNGPGSSSLANQQLPPACGARQLSKLKRFLTTLQQFGNDISPEIGERVRTLVLGLVNSTLTIEEFHCKLHEATNFPLRPFVIPFLKANLPLLQRELLHCARLAKQNPAQYLAQHEQLLLDTSTSSPVDSSELLLDVNENGKRRTPDRTKENGFEREGAPHGPDAHPSKRACTISPGQRFSPSNGISYQPNGLSHPGGPVPPPQHYRLDDMAVAHHHYRDTYRHPPANHREIRERTRPIGVHTGGRQEEVIDHRLTDREWAEEWKHLDHVRKLLNCIMDMVEKTRRSLTVLRRCQEADREELNYWIRRYSDAEELKKSAAAASQSRQQSPAAQDNATSDIHRELLHRPVSGYVPEEIWKKAGAGGLTSCVSALFPEEAVNEVKRQAVSELQKAVSEAERKAHDMISNERAKMERTVAEVKRQAAEDAISVINQQEDSSESCWNCGRKASETCSGCNTARYCGSFCQHKDWEKHHHVCGQTLQAQPPPPPPSSQAAPPAPEAPAPPPVSSSACTPSSCAGSPAPTPPAPASSAPGTPSSSSAPDAH
- the runx1t1 gene encoding protein CBFA2T1 isoform X2; the protein is MSHINVKKQRYDNAGRPGKRSTMPDSPADVKTQSRLTPPTMPPPPTTQGAPRNSSYTPTTLTNGTSHSPTALNGAPSPPNGYGNGPGSSSLANQQLPPACGARQLSKLKRFLTTLQQFGNDISPEIGERVRTLVLGLVNSTLTIEEFHCKLHEATNFPLRPFVIPFLKANLPLLQRELLHCARLAKQNPAQYLAQHEQLLLDTSTSSPVDSSELLLDVNENGKRRTPDRTKENGFEREGAPHGPDAHPSKRACTISPGQRFSPSNGISYQPNGLSHPGGPVPPPQHYRLDDMAVAHHHYRDTYRHPPANHREIRERTRPIGVHTGGRQEEVIDHRLTDREWAEEWKHLDHLLNCIMDMVEKTRRSLTVLRRCQEADREELNYWIRRYSDAEELKKSAAAASQSRQQSPAAQDNATSDIHRELLHRPVSGYVPEEIWKKAGAGGLTSCVSALFPEEAVNEVKRQAVSELQKAVSEAERKAHDMISNERAKMERTVAEVKRQAAEDAISVINQQEDSSESCWNCGRKASETCSGCNTARYCGSFCQHKDWEKHHHVCGQTLQAQPPPPPPSSQAAPPAPEAPAPPPVSSSACTPSSCAGSPAPTPPAPASSAPGTPSSSSAPDAH
- the runx1t1 gene encoding protein CBFA2T1 isoform X5, producing MSHINVKKQRYDNAGRPGKRSTMPDSPADVKTQSRLTPPTMPPPPTTQGAPRNSSYTPTTLTNGTSHSPTALNGAPSPPNGYGNGPGSSSLANQQLPPACGARQLSKLKRFLTTLQQFGNDISPEIGERVRTLVLGLVNSTLTIEEFHCKLHEATNFPLRPFVIPFLKANLPLLQRELLHCARLAKQNPAQYLAQHEQLLLDTSTSSPVDSSELLLDVNENGKRRTPDRTKENGFEREGAPHGPDAHPSKRACTISPGQRFSPSNGISYQPNGLSHPGGPVPPPQHYRLDDMAVAHHHYRDTYRHPPANHREIRERTRPIGVHTGGRQEEVIDHRLTDREWAEEWKHLDHLLNCIMDMVEKTRRSLTVLRRCQEADREELNYWIRRYSDAEELKKSAAAASQSRQQSPAAQDNATSDIHRELLHRPVSGYVPEEIWKKAEEAVNEVKRQAVSELQKAVSEAERKAHDMISNERAKMERTVAEVKRQAAEDAISVINQQEDSSESCWNCGRKASETCSGCNTARYCGSFCQHKDWEKHHHVCGQTLQAQPPPPPPSSQAAPPAPEAPAPPPVSSSACTPSSCAGSPAPTPPAPASSAPGTPSSSSAPDAH
- the runx1t1 gene encoding protein CBFA2T1 isoform X1, producing MSHINVKKQRYDNAGRPGKRSTMPDSPADVKTQSRLTPPTMPPPPTTQGAPRNSSYTPTTLTNGTSHSPTALNGAPSPPNGYGNGPGSSSLANQQLPPACGARQLSKLKRFLTTLQQFGNDISPEIGERVRTLVLGLVNSTLTIEEFHCKLHEATNFPLRPFVIPFLKANLPLLQRELLHCARLAKQNPAQYLAQHEQLLLDTSTSSPVDSSELLLDVNENGKRRTPDRTKENGFEREGAPHGPDAHPSKRACTISPGQRFSPSNGISYQPNGLSHPGGPVPPPQHYRLDDMAVAHHHYRDTYRHPPANHREIRERTRPIGVHTGGRQEEVIDHRLTDREWAEEWKHLDHVRKLLNCIMDMVEKTRRSLTVLRRCQEADREELNYWIRRYSDAEELKKSAAAASQSRQQSPAAQDNATSDIHRELLHRPVSGYVPEEIWKKAGAGGLTSCVSALFPEEAVNEVKRQAVSELQKAVSEAERKAHDMISNERAKMERTVAEVKRQAAEDAISVINQQEDSSESCWNCGRKASETCSGCNTARYCGSFCQHKDWEKHHHVCGQTLQAQPPPPPPSSQAAPPAPEAPAPPPVSSSACTPSSCAGSPAPTPPAPASSAPGTPSSSSAPDAH
- the runx1t1 gene encoding protein CBFA2T1 isoform X4, producing MSHINVKKQRYDNAGRPGKRSTMPDSPADVKTQSRLTPPTMPPPPTTQGAPRNSSYTPTTLTNGTSHSPTALNGAPSPPNGYGNGPGSSSLANQQLPPACGARQLSKLKRFLTTLQQFGNDISPEIGERVRTLVLGLVNSTLTIEEFHCKLHEATNFPLRPFVIPFLKANLPLLQRELLHCARLAKQNPAQYLAQHEQLLLDTSTSSPVDSSELLLDVNENGKRRTPDRTKENGFEREGAPHGPDAHPSKRACTISPGQRFSPSNGISYQPNGLSHPGGPVPPPQHYRLDDMAVAHHHYRDTYRHPPANHREIRERTRPIGVHTGGRQEEVIDHRLTDREWAEEWKHLDHVRKLLNCIMDMVEKTRRSLTVLRRCQEADREELNYWIRRYSDAEELKKSAAAASQSRQQSPAAQDNATSDIHRELLHRPVSGYVPEEIWKKAEEAVNEVKRQAVSELQKAVSEAERKAHDMISNERAKMERTVAEVKRQAAEDAISVINQQEDSSESCWNCGRKASETCSGCNTARYCGSFCQHKDWEKHHHVCGQTLQAQPPPPPPSSQAAPPAPEAPAPPPVSSSACTPSSCAGSPAPTPPAPASSAPGTPSSSSAPDAH